ACGTGTCGCAGAGCGTCTTTGTGACGGGAGgatgcattttatggccaacaTAGAGATAGGGgggaggtggtggtgggggggggactGTAATTTTCTACCTGtgctttgtaaatgttttctatGTGCAGTATTTGATAATGTAAAACTGGTATTTTTGTGGTTTGTAAGCTGCAAAATTGATTACTTAAAGTGCATGTAGttttttaagaaaattaaactgagggttacaacaacaacaacaaaatccaaacattttgttttcagaaGCCTGTATTTGCATGTATTTGACCGAGCAAAGTCAATAAAGTTCATTTGAATCACAAATACTGATTATGTGTGATCTTcaaatccatgtttttttttacctgggcCTTTAGTAGGTAATTCCCACAAGAGtggcaaaacattatttttttattagacAAGGCCTgtccaaatgaagctcctctcCAGACTTCAccatagtttcttggcaccaaaatgccacaagatggcgccaaaacaatacttcaaaaaaaaaaaaaagaatagtgcCATTTATAGTGTACTTAGGATCTTTTTCACCCCAGCCAAGTCCTTCTTATTACTGGTGacacaatttttttaaagaagtaaACCGACTATAGAATGAATTGTTCCCAGAATACTAGTAGTTGAATGATAGCGAGACTACCACAGAGCTGGTTTAACAtcccaaactaaaaaaaaagagatcatttgattaaaacaatatttattcaCTCAATTTCCAcagagtattttattttacagacatTCCCATAATGTGTAAATATGACACCagacagggaaaaaaatccagtatGAAAAAAACTCATAAAAGAAAGTAGGTGATAATAAATCTTGTTCCAGAagcataatatacagtattcaaCATGGCAAACGATACATTCCTCTGTTTGCTTTCATTTCACGGAAAATCATAAAACATAACATGAAggaaaatttgatttgatttatcaCCTGTCGAAGcgagacacaaaaaaaaaaaaaaaaaaaaaaagctgagacaatTTACAATCATGACTTCATGCGTTTAGTTAAGAATACATCCCAAACAAAATCAGACATTCGGGTGTGATTTTCACACTTCAATACAACAAACACATTGATTCGTACTTCACGAGGCGTTTTGGTcccactgtaaaacaaaaatatcagcCACATATTCAATTTTTGCCATCGGTGATACGCACTCAACATACATTCAAGCCATTAAAACGACATAACATTGTATAAACATTCTCTTCATGCAGTCCGGTGGAAGTGTCTGATAGCGAGTTAGCTCATGAACGCATCAAAACCCCCTATGACATCATAacactttatttaaaattattattattattatttttttacaaacattcaTCGTCATTCCAGGCCTCGACCACACAAGGCGGCTTCACGTCCGTTTATGTGTCACTGCAGGCAAGCGAGACGTTGCGGTGTCTTGCCTCTAGTAGCAGAGTTGTACATGTAATACGAAGTGTCGTACAGGCCAAAACTAACAtttacctcacacacacacacacacacacacacacacacacacacacacacacacacacacacaccctctcaCATTTACTCCAAAAACCTAATCACGTGTGTGAAAGGACGCTCACAAGTGTAAAAGGAAGCCATCTCGAATCTCGAATGCTGATTGGCTCAGCCatgcattattttttgtttttgtttgtcctgACTGAGAGGTCAATGTTATTTTTGGCCTATAACACGTCATACTGTACATAGTTATGCCCCATCTTTGGTCCAATGAGAGCAAACCCTCGCACTAGCACACTGGCTACATAACAAAGCCTATTGGAATCCCCGTGAAGCTAATCTTTGGTGTGCTAAAATCCAGTTCAGGTCTCTTGCTTACGGCAGATGTGATACTGATTTTGGAGGAAATTATAGAATGCTTAGCTGTGCATGCAAGAATGTATTAACATATTTAAGAAAGTgaaatatattataattttttttcattttgctccCACATAAAGGACCAAATATGGTTCAAATGTGCCTCAGTGCTCCACAGAGCTTGAACATGAAAGCAGGCTTGCCTTTGTTGATTGACTAATTTGAATTGATTTACCTTTTGGTTGGCGTTTCAACCCGATGTTCAACTAATTCATATTTAAACCAAATTTATTAGATATGTGTGCTTTAAATTTCCCCGAAGACGCCGTTGCTTcctatttttaaattgcaacacTGCAAGCTTACAGTTCAAGCTGTCGGGCTAACATTTACTAAAACACATTCATTATTCATGTGAAATATTATATAACTTGTGACTGGaaggacaaaaatgaaaataaatgagagcaaaatacttttttttccggCAAATGAAGTGCAAATAATAGCAAGATGTTGTGGTAGATGACAATGTGTTCCTCGGGACGTCGACTGGATTTTATTTCGATGAGACCCCATTTCAATTGCTCAACTTTGTGGGAAAGctgttcaaatgaaaacaattaaattcaTTAAACTTGAAGGAAGGGATACAATTTGTTGGCCTGTTTGAAGATCTAAAACGCTGTTATAAACACACAAATTAAGGTCTGTGTTGTACTGTTGTgcgcataaaaataagaaaaatataacataaaGTATTTCATTGGATATAAAAATGTGCGGCTCTGACCCTGCTGCTGCATTGAAGAAACATTCCCAAGGCAAGTGCGGACGTTTGTGAAGCTTGGCCCAGGTGTGCGAGGCAGGAAGTGGACTCGGCTTTGGGCGAGGAGAGAGGAAGAGGTAGTTGTACGTTCCTTATTCtcgtctcctcctccttcctccttgCGTTGGAAAAGCTCACGCAGAGAGTCCCATCCACGCACTTCTCGTTGAGGACTTCATAAGTTCACTTTCGGGATCGATACAATTTCATTTCCACACGTGTGCTGTCATGTGCGCTGAACTCGGAGCTGCGTTGCTCCCTCTGGGTTGACTGTTGACGCTGAATAAGTTCATGCCGGACATGTGCTGAGACATCTGAAAGATAGGAACCATTGCAACTTATTaaaagccacattttcagtGTATTTtaacgcacaaaaatattccgAGCATTAAATGTCTAGAACATACTGTGTAcgtgcatgtgcctttaagaggcgggtcCTGTTGCTGTGACATGTATACTACTAGTAAGAGCCAGAGCAACCGTAAGTGTCCAACTAGTAAGTGTCCAAAGTGTTTACAAGTAGAACTACTCAAATCAATTCGATAATGCCTAGACTGGGCTACTAGTGGGCATTTTTGTGCTACTAGTAAGGTCTAGGGGGCCACTAGTGAAGGGCACATGCCTATTCTGGTAGTGTTACTAGTGAAGCAGAGTCGTTTACTAAGGTTTAATCGTGTACTAggaggccaaaagtggcactagtattggacaaaatattacatttaagaCACAGTTGTTCTCTCAGTGCGGTGAATTGTCTCacactagtgaggacaaagagcatagtagtacacactcacacatacatacgCACGTACTTGTCCAATGTTCCAGTGCAGCTGCTGCGTTGCAACCGCTTGCTGCTGAGGCAACGGCGCCAAGCCTCCAGCCTGCCGATGCGCCATCACGCCAGCCCCTTGCTGCTGCATCACTGTGGCGCTTTGCGGCTGGCCCATCACGCCTCGGGTGACCCCGGCGCCGTGACGGGCCAAGCCGCTTTGGGCCGCCATCAAGCCGTTCTGCTGCTGCCCCATCATGGCGGCCTGTGACACGGCCATGGCCCCCGCCATCCCGCCGGCCTGAGCTAACGAATGGTAAGACCCGTACGGGTGTGTCGGGTATCCCATTTGGTTCATATACAATCctacggggaaaaaaaaacagacaggaaATCCATCATAATAACCGCTATGTCAACGAGTCAcgaaaaaatgaagaaatttcaccccaaagccaAATGTCTTAACTTTTGGGAGTACATCATGTATAATGACTtcaatagaaaatgaaaaacaggatCGATCGCTCACCATGAAGAGGCGCCAAACCGCTCACGTGCACTGACGGGGTGGAGCCGTACAAGGACAGAATGGAGTCCTTGGACAGCTTCCTGAACGTGCCTTCCACCTTTTTGGGGCCCGGATCCAGGAAGAGGCTGAGGTTTTCAGGCACAGAGGCGGTCACTCTGCTCTGAGGCAAGAAGGTGGAGGCAGCCTGAAGTTGATGAAACTTTGTTTTAGTCCCCGCCAAAAAAAGGAGAACATTTCTTATAGATCTAGGTACAGGAGTATATATTCCATACTGTGTTCTTTGTGAAGGAAGTAGAAGGATCTGAGAGGTGACTGAGGAGATCCAAGGCAGGGTGCACCGGATTAGAACCTGCCGGACTCTCAGTACTGGCTGGAACACCATTGGACGCTGCAGGACTTGGAGCGGGAGCATCTAGGAGATATTACAAACATGGATGTTCTTATATTTCATCCAAACGTGAGTTGATGAACCTTGGTTTGCGCACCAGGGTACGGAAAAGGACCTTGTCGGAAGTAGGGGTTGAACCCAGATGTCGACTAGTCGACGAGTCAAATTTACAAACGTTTCAAGCTGGTAGTCGACTAATCGAATTTACTGAGGACTTTCGGCTCGCCCATTTGCTGCCGTCGCCTGACTATCacgtcaaaatatgtctttacatGAAACCTGTCCCTGATGCAAAAAAAGGTCGGAGAGCTGTCGTGTGCTGAAAGAATATCAGTGacgtcatcgattaatcgactcaGACTCGACTTCCGTCACATTatagtcgactacaaaaaaagaATCTCGAGTCATTCAACCCCTAGTTCGAAGCATACAATTGTCTATTGTTTCGTATTCAGATGAagaataaatactgaaatagtACAAGCCAAACAACGAACCGTTTCATTAATAAAATTGATGAGTTCCAATGCTTTAGTTTTGTTTGTGTATCTAAAATCTGAAAGAGAGGCTCACAGAACAATACCTAATCCCAGCAAGTCCGTAACACATTGAGAGTCTATCTTTGGGCTGACgtcttttttctgtcaaaaacagtaaaaagaGTCAATGAATGCAACACAC
This is a stretch of genomic DNA from Phycodurus eques isolate BA_2022a chromosome 20, UOR_Pequ_1.1, whole genome shotgun sequence. It encodes these proteins:
- the smap2 gene encoding stromal membrane-associated protein 2, with product MTGKSVKDVDRYQSVLNSLLALDENKFCADCESKGPRWASWNLGIFICIRCAGIHRNLGVHISKVKSVNLDQWTQEQVQCVQELGNAKAKRLYEAFLPECFQRPESDQSAENFIRDKYDKKKYMDKVIDIQMLRNEKSCENIPKEPVVFEKMKIKKDVSPKIDSQCVTDLLGLDAPAPSPAASNGVPASTESPAGSNPVHPALDLLSHLSDPSTSFTKNTAASTFLPQSRVTASVPENLSLFLDPGPKKVEGTFRKLSKDSILSLYGSTPSVHVSGLAPLHGLYMNQMGYPTHPYGSYHSLAQAGGMAGAMAVSQAAMMGQQQNGLMAAQSGLARHGAGVTRGVMGQPQSATVMQQQGAGVMAHRQAGGLAPLPQQQAVATQQLHWNIGQMSQHMSGMNLFSVNSQPRGSNAAPSSAHMTAHVWK